A stretch of the Actinoalloteichus fjordicus genome encodes the following:
- a CDS encoding MerR family transcriptional regulator, producing MTEDSPVWSTSGEQGELFPDESLPDELVGYRGAAACQIAGITYRQLDYWARTGLVGPSIRSAHGSGSQRLYSFKDILVLKVVKRLLDTGVSLQNIRVAVEHLRRRGVPDLARITLFSDGTTVYECTSPEEVVDLLQGGQGVFGIAVSGAMREISGTIHEFPAERADGVATLEPDEDELARRRRDRRTG from the coding sequence GTGACTGAGGATTCGCCGGTCTGGTCGACCTCCGGTGAACAGGGCGAGCTGTTTCCCGACGAGTCGCTGCCGGACGAACTGGTCGGCTATCGCGGGGCGGCCGCCTGTCAGATCGCGGGCATCACCTATCGGCAGCTCGACTACTGGGCGCGAACGGGCCTGGTCGGTCCGTCCATCCGCAGCGCCCACGGCTCCGGCAGTCAACGGTTGTACTCCTTCAAGGACATCCTGGTGCTCAAGGTGGTCAAGCGACTGCTGGACACCGGGGTCTCCCTGCAGAACATCCGGGTCGCGGTCGAACACCTGCGGCGCCGGGGTGTGCCGGATCTGGCGCGGATCACGCTGTTCAGCGACGGGACCACCGTCTACGAGTGCACCTCTCCGGAAGAGGTCGTCGATCTCCTCCAGGGCGGTCAGGGCGTCTTCGGCATCGCCGTGAGCGGAGCCATGCGGGAGATCAGCGGCACCATCCACGAGTTCCCCGCCGAGCGAGCCGACGGTGTGGCGACGCTCGAACCGGACGAGGACGAGCTGGCCCGCAGGCGTCGGGACCGGCGCACCGGTTGA
- a CDS encoding hemolysin family protein: MSDGMAVLVAVLLLVLNFFFVGAEFALLSSRRDRLEGLAEQGHKRAKTVMKAGKEISLMLAGAQLGITMCTVGLGALGEPAVAHQLERVLEPLGVPEVLLHPIAFVIALSLINILHIMLGEMVPKNLAIAAPEKMAMWLVPAHVGFVRVTRPLIGTFNIAANGILRLMKVEPKDELASAYTAQEMTNLFAESRREGLLEDSEHRRLAKTLSSAERTVGDVLVPVAELTTIPEHPSIGDVEQAVSSTGFSRFPVQAGDGRLVGYLHVKDVLEQADADRSAPVTAGRVRSLPELPANMRLDEALTTLRRAHSHLAAAVGAEGEVLGVVALEDLVEEYVGTVRDGTHVRSIPRPAN; encoded by the coding sequence ATGAGCGACGGAATGGCCGTGCTCGTCGCGGTGCTCCTGCTGGTGTTGAACTTCTTCTTCGTGGGTGCCGAGTTCGCCCTGCTGTCCTCCCGTCGCGACCGGCTGGAAGGCCTGGCCGAACAGGGACACAAGCGGGCGAAGACGGTGATGAAGGCAGGCAAGGAGATCTCGCTGATGCTGGCGGGAGCACAGCTGGGCATCACCATGTGCACCGTGGGACTGGGTGCGCTCGGTGAGCCCGCCGTGGCTCATCAGCTGGAGCGGGTGCTCGAGCCCCTCGGCGTTCCCGAGGTGCTGCTGCACCCGATCGCCTTCGTGATCGCGTTGTCGTTGATCAACATCCTGCACATCATGCTCGGTGAGATGGTGCCGAAGAACCTCGCCATCGCCGCACCGGAGAAGATGGCGATGTGGCTAGTTCCCGCACACGTGGGCTTCGTGCGGGTCACCAGGCCGCTCATCGGGACGTTCAACATCGCGGCGAACGGGATTCTGCGGTTGATGAAGGTGGAGCCGAAGGACGAACTCGCCTCCGCCTACACGGCGCAGGAGATGACCAACCTGTTCGCGGAGTCACGACGCGAGGGCCTCTTGGAGGACTCGGAGCACCGGAGGCTGGCCAAGACGCTGTCCTCCGCCGAGCGGACCGTGGGCGACGTCCTGGTGCCGGTGGCGGAACTGACCACGATCCCGGAGCACCCGAGCATCGGCGACGTGGAGCAGGCCGTCTCCAGCACCGGGTTCTCCCGGTTCCCCGTGCAGGCAGGCGACGGACGTCTGGTCGGTTACCTACACGTCAAGGACGTGCTGGAACAGGCCGACGCCGACCGCAGCGCGCCGGTGACGGCGGGCCGCGTCCGCAGCCTGCCCGAGCTGCCCGCGAACATGCGGTTGGACGAGGCACTGACCACGCTGCGTCGGGCGCACAGTCACCTGGCCGCGGCGGTGGGCGCCGAGGGCGAGGTGCTGGGCGTCGTGGCGTTGGAGGACCTGGTCGAGGAGTACGTCGGCACCGTCCGCGACGGCACTCACGTCAGGAGCATCCCGCGCCCGGCGAACTGA
- a CDS encoding bifunctional nuclease family protein — protein MSSEMRVVGVRVELPANQPILLLRETEGERYLPIWIGSVEATAIALEQQGVRPPRPLTHDLLKDVIGALGRDLEQVRITDLQEGTFFAELVFDGDIRVSARPSDSVALALRIGVPIHADESVLAEAGLIIPDEQEDEVEKFREFLDSVSPEDFRGADT, from the coding sequence ATGAGCAGTGAGATGCGCGTCGTGGGCGTACGGGTGGAACTGCCCGCAAACCAACCCATTCTGCTACTGCGTGAGACCGAAGGCGAGCGGTACCTGCCGATCTGGATCGGTTCGGTGGAGGCCACCGCGATCGCGCTGGAACAACAGGGTGTCCGCCCGCCGAGGCCCCTGACACACGACCTGCTCAAGGACGTCATCGGGGCCCTCGGCCGAGATCTGGAGCAGGTGCGGATCACCGACCTCCAGGAGGGCACCTTCTTCGCCGAGCTGGTGTTCGACGGCGACATCCGGGTCTCGGCGCGCCCGAGTGACTCGGTGGCACTGGCGTTGCGCATCGGGGTGCCGATCCACGCGGACGAGTCGGTGCTCGCCGAGGCGGGCCTGATCATCCCGGACGAGCAGGAGGACGAGGTCGAGAAGTTCCGCGAGTTCCTCGACTCGGTCTCCCCGGAGGACTTCCGAGGCGCGGACACCTGA
- the ftsR gene encoding transcriptional regulator FtsR, whose amino-acid sequence MTAAGRSERGALSIGMVLSQLRADFPEVTISKIRFLESEGLVRPARTQTGYRQFSEQDVERLRFVLSAQRDHYLPLKVIKEQLVAADRGVELALPEAGRAPKGVTGHGLPRASDFASGGEMRLTREEMLAAAGITPALLAEMEQYGLVRPGQAGFYDPDAVEIARTVRAVTAFGIEPRHLRALRSSADRQVDLLAQAATPIARQRDPDAGARAEETLRELAALSVRLHALLVKTGLRDVIGR is encoded by the coding sequence GTGACCGCGGCCGGGCGGTCCGAGCGCGGTGCCCTCAGCATCGGCATGGTGCTCTCGCAGCTTCGTGCCGACTTCCCTGAGGTGACCATCTCGAAGATTCGATTCCTCGAATCCGAAGGCCTCGTCCGCCCGGCACGTACTCAGACCGGTTACCGACAGTTCAGCGAACAGGACGTCGAGAGACTGCGGTTCGTCCTCAGTGCGCAGCGTGACCACTACCTGCCACTCAAAGTGATCAAGGAACAGCTGGTGGCTGCCGACCGAGGAGTCGAGCTGGCCCTGCCTGAGGCAGGGCGGGCGCCCAAGGGCGTCACAGGTCATGGATTGCCGAGAGCGTCGGACTTCGCGAGTGGTGGCGAGATGCGGTTGACCAGGGAGGAGATGCTGGCAGCCGCAGGCATCACACCGGCGCTGCTCGCGGAGATGGAGCAGTACGGGCTGGTGAGGCCGGGGCAGGCCGGGTTCTACGACCCGGACGCGGTGGAGATCGCCCGCACGGTCCGTGCGGTCACCGCCTTCGGCATCGAGCCCCGGCATCTCCGCGCCCTGCGCAGTTCGGCGGATCGACAGGTCGATCTGCTGGCCCAGGCGGCGACGCCGATCGCCAGACAGCGCGACCCCGACGCGGGCGCGCGGGCCGAGGAGACGCTGCGTGAACTGGCGGCCTTATCGGTCCGGCTGCACGCGCTGCTGGTCAAGACCGGGTTGCGTGATGTGATCGGACGATGA
- the garA gene encoding glycogen accumulation regulator GarA: protein MSTNDGPGVPPERSPEQTSVFRADFLSEVENPEHAAPEPAVSGIDALPSGSALLVVKRGPNAGSRFLLDRETTSAGRHPDSDIFLDDVTVSRRHAEFRREGGEFVVVDVGSLNGTYVNREPVDTAVLASGDEVQIGKFRLVFLSGVSGGQEPR, encoded by the coding sequence GTGAGCACGAACGACGGGCCCGGCGTTCCGCCGGAGCGGTCCCCGGAACAGACCTCCGTCTTCCGGGCCGACTTCCTCAGTGAGGTCGAGAATCCCGAGCATGCCGCACCGGAGCCTGCGGTCTCCGGCATCGACGCACTTCCCTCCGGGTCGGCACTGCTCGTCGTCAAGCGGGGGCCCAACGCGGGCTCCCGATTCCTGCTCGACCGGGAGACGACCAGCGCAGGCAGGCATCCGGACAGTGACATCTTCCTCGATGACGTCACGGTCTCGCGGCGACACGCGGAGTTCCGTCGCGAAGGCGGCGAGTTCGTCGTCGTCGACGTGGGCAGCCTGAACGGCACCTACGTCAACCGCGAGCCGGTGGACACGGCGGTGCTCGCCAGCGGCGACGAGGTGCAGATCGGCAAGTTCCGACTGGTGTTCCTGTCCGGCGTGTCCGGGGGTCAGGAACCACGGTGA
- a CDS encoding substrate-binding domain-containing protein has protein sequence MVERRADAEAASCPQGDQTLRIAAEDSMAAPLIESAQEWSATRPVVQDYCIRVEVTTHRSADVLRGLVDDWDEAEHGARPDAWVPDSLRWVQQLSEQRGDLIGSQPLVLATSPILLGMSEPAAHAVRLHGGLRWSEVSDLVEEPSGWSRFEQDAWGRFVLVLPDPATNPATGLALEGVLAGPDATGPVTSEALAEQGAQDTLGRLWRNEPREVPPTTREALTVLGRTTDPGAEAFHAAPVAEVDLYRRNLGLDGDQAPQTPIAGFMPGGANPRVEYPLVAINGGERDTTLSRATQQFGEFLRHRDQQRVLAEAGFRVTAVMYYPNPAPGVRWSTPDANLASADGPTSQELIESWHGQAER, from the coding sequence ATGGTCGAGCGACGTGCCGACGCCGAGGCGGCGAGCTGCCCGCAGGGTGATCAGACACTGCGCATCGCCGCCGAGGACTCGATGGCCGCCCCGCTCATCGAGTCGGCCCAGGAGTGGAGCGCGACGCGACCGGTCGTACAGGACTACTGCATCAGGGTCGAGGTGACCACCCATCGCTCCGCCGACGTGCTGCGGGGACTCGTCGACGACTGGGACGAAGCCGAGCACGGCGCGCGCCCCGACGCGTGGGTGCCCGACTCGCTGCGCTGGGTGCAGCAGCTCTCCGAACAGCGCGGCGACCTGATCGGCTCCCAACCGCTGGTGTTGGCCACGAGCCCGATCCTGCTCGGCATGTCGGAGCCCGCCGCCCACGCCGTGCGCCTGCACGGCGGTCTGCGCTGGTCGGAGGTGTCCGACCTGGTCGAGGAGCCCTCGGGCTGGAGCCGCTTCGAGCAGGACGCCTGGGGCCGGTTCGTGCTGGTGCTGCCCGACCCGGCGACCAACCCGGCGACCGGGCTGGCGCTGGAGGGCGTGCTCGCGGGTCCGGACGCAACCGGGCCGGTGACCTCCGAGGCCCTCGCGGAACAGGGTGCCCAGGACACCCTGGGGCGGCTGTGGCGCAACGAGCCGAGGGAGGTGCCCCCGACCACCCGCGAGGCGCTGACCGTGCTGGGCCGGACGACCGATCCCGGCGCCGAGGCCTTCCACGCCGCCCCGGTCGCCGAGGTGGATCTCTACCGCCGCAATCTCGGCCTCGACGGCGACCAGGCCCCCCAGACCCCGATCGCGGGCTTCATGCCCGGCGGCGCCAACCCACGCGTCGAGTACCCCCTGGTCGCGATCAACGGCGGCGAGCGGGACACCACCCTCAGCCGGGCGACACAGCAGTTCGGCGAGTTCCTCCGGCACCGTGACCAACAGCGCGTACTGGCCGAGGCGGGCTTTCGGGTGACCGCAGTGATGTACTACCCGAACCCCGCGCCCGGCGTCCGCTGGAGCACGCCGGACGCCAATCTCGCCTCGGCCGACGGCCCGACCAGCCAGGAACTGATCGAGTCCTGGCACGGCCAGGCCGAGCGCTGA
- a CDS encoding CDP-alcohol phosphatidyltransferase family protein, producing the protein MWNAIRNDRLLTVPNLLSLLRLVGVPLFLWLLLGPQYDMLALLVLVFSGITDWLDGKIARWLNQSSALGALLDPSVDRLYILSTLVAFMIRGIVPWWLVAVLVAREIVLVAALLMLRHHGFGPPQVHYLGKAATFTLLYAFPLLLLAEGDSAFAAIASPFGLAFTAWGCLLYLWSGALYLIQFGGAIRRLRSSAPGDVAA; encoded by the coding sequence ATCTGGAACGCGATCCGCAACGACCGGCTCCTCACCGTGCCCAACCTGCTCAGCCTGCTCAGGCTGGTGGGCGTGCCGCTGTTCCTGTGGCTGCTGCTCGGTCCGCAGTACGACATGCTCGCGCTGCTGGTCCTGGTGTTCAGCGGGATCACGGACTGGCTGGACGGCAAGATCGCCCGCTGGCTGAATCAGTCGAGCGCGCTCGGGGCACTGCTCGATCCCTCCGTGGACCGGCTCTACATCTTGTCGACGCTCGTGGCGTTCATGATCAGGGGGATCGTCCCCTGGTGGCTGGTCGCCGTCCTGGTCGCCAGGGAGATCGTGCTCGTCGCCGCGCTGCTGATGCTCAGACACCACGGCTTCGGGCCGCCGCAGGTGCACTACCTGGGCAAGGCGGCCACCTTCACCCTGCTCTACGCGTTTCCCCTGTTGCTGCTCGCCGAGGGCGACTCCGCCTTCGCGGCGATCGCCAGCCCGTTCGGCCTCGCGTTCACGGCCTGGGGCTGCCTGCTCTACCTCTGGTCCGGTGCGCTGTATCTGATCCAGTTCGGCGGGGCGATTCGGCGCCTGCGCAGCTCCGCGCCGGGCGACGTGGCGGCCTGA
- the gcvH gene encoding glycine cleavage system protein GcvH: MSSVPQELRFTQDHEWLASGDQDTVRIGITDYAQQQLGDVVFVQLPQVGENISQGETIGEVESTKSVSDVFAPVTGEVVSRNDELEESPELVNSDPYGAGWMIEVRLADPKAFEELLDADGYSELIAGQE; the protein is encoded by the coding sequence ATGTCGTCGGTTCCTCAGGAGCTGCGCTTCACCCAGGACCATGAGTGGCTCGCGTCGGGCGACCAGGACACAGTGCGCATCGGCATCACCGACTACGCGCAGCAGCAGCTCGGCGACGTGGTGTTCGTCCAGCTTCCCCAGGTGGGAGAGAACATCTCGCAGGGGGAGACCATCGGCGAGGTCGAGTCCACCAAGAGCGTCTCCGACGTCTTCGCGCCGGTGACCGGCGAGGTGGTGTCGAGGAACGACGAGCTGGAGGAGAGCCCGGAGCTGGTCAACTCCGACCCCTACGGGGCAGGGTGGATGATCGAGGTAAGACTCGCCGACCCGAAGGCGTTCGAGGAGCTTCTCGACGCCGACGGGTACAGCGAGCTGATCGCCGGCCAGGAGTGA
- the serS gene encoding serine--tRNA ligase produces MHDPRVLLDPATDAVRKLARRGYQLDLTRLETLLSARNSAIQRADEARAESKKVAASVGQAAKRGEDITALREHAKGLKGSIAEAEEEHQRLDAELTEWMLGIPNLPDDRLPDGATDEFAELVSTWGEQPEFDFEPADHVDVGERLGIFDFPRATKLAGPRFVVLKGVGARLERALANFFLTLHTEEQGYTEFGLPALANRAALTGSGQLPKFQDDLFATGVADRELFLVPTAEVPLLNLHADEILATEELPFAYTAHTPCFRSEAGSYGRDTRGLIRMHQFSKVELVRFCEPAESDAQLRLMLSHAEECLRRLGLAYRVVALPAGDIGFSAQFTYDIEVWLPSQGRYREISSVSDCGVFQSRRAGIRTRTKDGRRGLAATLNGSGLAVGRTMVAILEQNQQADGSVRVPEALVPFLGTDVLRP; encoded by the coding sequence ATGCACGACCCGCGCGTTCTGCTCGATCCGGCCACCGACGCCGTGCGCAAGCTCGCACGACGTGGCTACCAGCTTGACCTGACGCGACTGGAGACGCTCCTCTCCGCCCGGAACTCCGCCATCCAGCGTGCCGACGAGGCCCGCGCCGAGTCGAAGAAGGTCGCCGCCTCGGTCGGCCAGGCGGCCAAGCGCGGCGAGGACATCACCGCGCTGCGGGAGCACGCCAAGGGGCTCAAGGGCAGCATCGCCGAGGCGGAGGAGGAGCATCAGCGCCTCGACGCCGAACTCACCGAGTGGATGCTCGGCATTCCCAACCTTCCGGACGACCGGCTGCCCGACGGTGCCACCGACGAGTTCGCCGAACTGGTCAGCACGTGGGGCGAACAGCCCGAGTTCGACTTCGAGCCCGCCGACCACGTCGACGTCGGCGAGCGGCTCGGGATCTTCGACTTCCCCCGGGCGACGAAGCTGGCAGGCCCGCGCTTCGTGGTGCTCAAGGGCGTCGGCGCCCGGCTGGAGCGTGCGCTGGCGAACTTCTTCCTCACCCTGCACACCGAGGAACAGGGCTACACCGAGTTCGGCTTGCCTGCCCTGGCCAATCGGGCGGCGTTGACGGGTAGCGGGCAGCTCCCGAAGTTCCAGGACGACCTCTTCGCCACCGGCGTCGCCGATCGGGAGCTGTTCCTGGTTCCGACCGCCGAGGTCCCGCTGCTGAACCTGCACGCCGACGAGATCCTCGCCACCGAGGAGCTGCCGTTCGCCTACACGGCGCACACCCCGTGCTTCCGGTCGGAGGCGGGCTCCTACGGCCGAGACACCCGAGGCCTGATCCGGATGCACCAGTTCTCGAAGGTCGAGCTGGTCCGCTTCTGCGAGCCTGCGGAGTCCGACGCGCAGCTCAGACTGATGCTCTCCCACGCCGAGGAGTGCCTGCGCAGGCTCGGGCTCGCCTACCGGGTGGTGGCGCTGCCCGCCGGTGACATCGGCTTCTCGGCGCAGTTCACCTACGACATCGAGGTGTGGCTGCCCAGCCAGGGCCGGTATCGCGAGATCTCCAGCGTCTCGGACTGCGGCGTCTTCCAGTCTCGACGCGCGGGCATTCGGACCAGGACCAAGGACGGCAGGCGGGGCCTGGCCGCGACGTTGAACGGCTCGGGCCTGGCTGTCGGCCGGACCATGGTGGCGATCCTGGAGCAGAACCAGCAGGCCGACGGCTCGGTGCGCGTTCCAGAGGCGCTGGTGCCGTTCCTCGGCACGGACGTCCTGCGGCCCTGA
- the gcvP gene encoding aminomethyl-transferring glycine dehydrogenase, whose product MTISAHRPRERASSERPALSVLEQGIPFTERHIGPRPAELARMLAVIGVDSLADLADRAVPEAIRDEATDSTLPSAASETVALRELRDRASLNRVYTQMIGLGYHGTVTPPVIRRNVLESPAWYTAYTPYQPEISQGRLEALLNFQTMVSDLAGLPVANASMLDEATSAAEAMTLIRRAGRSRSTRFVVDSDTLPQTLAVLRTRAEPLGIEIVEADLGSGSLPDGDLFGLLLSYPGASGRVVDQEDLIAEAHRRGAMAVVAADLLSLVLLRSPGSIGADAVVGTAQRFGFPMCLGGPHAGYLAVRKGLERQLPGRLVGVSVDADGAPAYRLALQTREQHIRREKATSNICTAQVLPAVVSAMYAVYHGPEGLRRIAERAHRMAAVVAEGLRGGGHDLVHDAFFDTLCVRVPGRADQVVAAARDLGLNLRRVDADQVGISCSETTTLEHLDAVWRAFGVDVDAIDVDELDAATPDALPEGLRRTEDFLTHPVFHRHRSETALLRYLRSLSDKDVALDRSMIPLGSCTMKLNATAEMEPITWPEFAELHPFAPADDAAGLLSIVGDLERWLAEITGYDAVSMQPNAGSQGEFAGLLAIRAYHLDRGEPRREVCLIPASAHGTNAASAVMAGMRVVVVACDDAGNVDLDSLRTLVDVHRDDLAAIMITYPSTHGVYENTVREVCALVHDAGGQVYVDGANLNALIGLARPGRFGADVSHLNLHKTFCIPHGGGGPGVGPVGVRQHLARFLPGHPLQPSAGPAGGVVGPVSAAPWGSAAILPISWAYVRMMGADGLRQATLTAVAAANYVARRLAEHYPVLYTGQGGFVAHECILDLRGLTKATGVTVDDVAKRLADYGLHAPTMSFPVPGTLMVEPTESEDLAELDRFCAAMIAIRAEIDRVGAGEWPAEDNPLRNAPHTAECLTGEWSHPYSRAEAVYPAGHGSQKIWPPVRRIDGARGDRNLVCSCPPLEAYQG is encoded by the coding sequence ATGACGATCTCCGCGCACCGGCCCCGCGAGCGGGCCAGCTCCGAACGACCCGCCCTGTCCGTCCTCGAACAGGGCATCCCCTTCACCGAACGGCACATCGGGCCACGGCCCGCCGAGTTGGCCAGGATGCTGGCGGTCATCGGCGTCGACTCGCTGGCGGATCTCGCCGACCGCGCGGTGCCCGAGGCCATCCGGGACGAGGCGACGGACTCGACGCTGCCCTCGGCCGCGAGCGAAACCGTCGCGCTGCGTGAACTGCGGGACCGCGCCTCCCTGAACCGGGTGTACACCCAGATGATCGGCCTCGGCTACCACGGCACGGTGACCCCGCCGGTGATCCGGCGCAACGTGCTGGAGAGCCCGGCCTGGTACACCGCGTACACGCCGTACCAGCCGGAGATCTCGCAGGGCCGCCTCGAGGCCCTGCTCAACTTCCAGACGATGGTCTCCGACCTGGCCGGGCTTCCGGTGGCCAACGCCTCGATGCTCGACGAGGCGACCTCGGCGGCCGAGGCGATGACACTGATCCGCCGGGCGGGCCGGTCCCGTTCAACCCGTTTCGTCGTCGACTCCGACACCCTGCCGCAGACGCTCGCCGTCCTGCGGACCAGGGCCGAGCCGCTGGGCATCGAGATCGTCGAGGCCGATCTCGGCTCGGGCAGCCTGCCGGACGGCGACCTCTTCGGGCTGCTGCTGTCCTATCCCGGCGCCTCCGGGCGCGTCGTGGACCAGGAGGATCTGATCGCCGAGGCACATCGGCGGGGCGCGATGGCCGTGGTGGCCGCCGACCTGCTCAGCCTCGTCCTGTTGCGCTCGCCGGGCTCGATCGGTGCGGACGCGGTGGTGGGGACCGCCCAGCGATTCGGCTTCCCGATGTGCCTCGGCGGGCCGCACGCCGGTTATCTGGCGGTCCGCAAGGGCCTGGAGCGGCAGCTCCCCGGCAGGCTGGTCGGCGTGAGCGTCGACGCCGACGGCGCGCCCGCGTATCGACTCGCCCTACAGACCAGGGAACAGCACATCCGCCGGGAGAAGGCCACCAGCAACATCTGCACCGCCCAGGTGCTGCCCGCCGTGGTGTCGGCGATGTACGCCGTCTACCACGGCCCGGAAGGGCTGCGTCGGATCGCCGAGCGGGCCCATCGGATGGCGGCCGTGGTCGCGGAGGGTCTGCGCGGCGGTGGTCACGACCTCGTCCATGACGCGTTCTTCGACACGCTGTGCGTCCGGGTTCCCGGCCGCGCGGACCAGGTGGTCGCCGCCGCTCGTGATCTCGGACTGAACCTCCGTCGCGTCGACGCCGATCAGGTGGGGATCTCCTGCTCCGAGACGACCACCCTCGAGCACCTCGACGCGGTGTGGCGGGCCTTCGGGGTGGACGTGGACGCGATCGACGTCGACGAACTGGACGCCGCCACGCCCGACGCACTGCCGGAAGGGCTGCGTCGCACCGAGGACTTCCTCACCCACCCGGTGTTCCATCGGCACCGCTCGGAGACGGCCCTGCTGCGGTACCTCCGATCGCTCTCCGACAAGGACGTGGCCCTGGACCGGAGCATGATCCCGCTCGGGTCCTGCACCATGAAGCTGAACGCCACGGCCGAGATGGAGCCCATCACGTGGCCCGAGTTCGCCGAGCTGCACCCCTTCGCGCCTGCCGACGACGCGGCGGGCCTGCTGTCGATCGTCGGCGACCTGGAGCGCTGGCTGGCCGAGATCACCGGCTATGACGCGGTCAGCATGCAGCCCAACGCCGGCAGCCAGGGGGAGTTCGCCGGGCTGCTGGCGATCCGTGCCTACCACCTGGACCGGGGCGAGCCCCGGCGTGAGGTCTGCCTGATTCCGGCCAGCGCCCACGGCACCAACGCCGCGAGCGCGGTGATGGCCGGGATGCGGGTCGTGGTCGTGGCCTGTGACGACGCGGGCAACGTCGACCTGGACAGTCTGCGGACGCTGGTGGACGTCCATCGGGACGACCTCGCCGCCATCATGATCACCTACCCGTCCACGCACGGCGTCTACGAAAACACGGTCCGCGAGGTGTGTGCGCTGGTGCACGACGCGGGCGGCCAGGTGTACGTGGACGGGGCGAACCTCAACGCGTTGATCGGGCTGGCGCGGCCCGGCCGGTTCGGCGCCGACGTCTCGCACCTCAACCTGCACAAGACCTTCTGCATCCCCCACGGCGGCGGCGGCCCCGGCGTCGGGCCCGTCGGAGTTCGACAGCATCTCGCGCGATTCCTGCCGGGGCACCCGCTCCAGCCCTCGGCCGGTCCCGCAGGCGGGGTCGTCGGGCCGGTCAGCGCGGCACCCTGGGGCAGCGCCGCGATTCTCCCGATCTCCTGGGCGTACGTGCGGATGATGGGCGCGGACGGGCTTCGACAGGCCACGCTGACCGCCGTCGCCGCGGCGAACTACGTGGCCCGGCGACTCGCCGAGCACTACCCGGTCCTCTACACCGGCCAGGGCGGATTCGTCGCCCATGAGTGCATCCTCGATCTGCGTGGTCTCACCAAGGCCACCGGCGTCACGGTGGACGACGTCGCGAAGCGGCTCGCCGACTACGGGCTGCACGCCCCCACGATGTCCTTCCCGGTTCCCGGCACGTTGATGGTCGAGCCGACCGAGAGCGAGGACCTCGCGGAGCTGGACCGGTTCTGCGCCGCGATGATCGCGATCCGGGCCGAGATCGATCGGGTCGGCGCGGGGGAGTGGCCCGCCGAGGACAATCCGCTGCGCAATGCGCCGCACACGGCCGAGTGCCTGACCGGCGAGTGGTCGCACCCGTACAGCCGCGCGGAGGCGGTGTACCCGGCGGGGCACGGCAGTCAGAAGATCTGGCCGCCGGTGCGGCGGATCGACGGGGCTCGCGGCGACCGCAACCTGGTGTGCTCCTGCCCGCCGTTGGAGGCATACCAGGGCTGA